Proteins co-encoded in one Carassius gibelio isolate Cgi1373 ecotype wild population from Czech Republic chromosome A15, carGib1.2-hapl.c, whole genome shotgun sequence genomic window:
- the LOC128028769 gene encoding 4F2 cell-surface antigen heavy chain-like: protein MTLKVEGDPGYGSASAGGRFTALDSSETVPLLIPDTEQQHHIWKPLSREELEKCAGGPEWKKFRSRLVLCFWIGWLIMLGAAITIIIQSPRMESPSLHWWQRDVFYRLHPTLFMDADSDEVSHASRVSKRLLYLKSLGVGAVILEGLFHHEISPTNLTEIDQSLGTLPQFTQLITESRKEGVRVMLDLCELDLFEQKSGNNTDAMRLSGPSEYIQHSLRYWLEHGISGFGICDTDAAFSAKTLMEWNVLIQEFSSQDDERILMVRQTGNALPALNVSIMAVNGSLVELVTKSLIPPSHHPLSPSEVAEAMEASLQMPQENWPSWTVGGGVPWELQRAVLVLIMTLPGTPIIRYGDEVNPVQDLDQLNQPLALFQSLSQSRVREEALHFGRFTFLSFNHSMPSSGLNSTATPPLAFLRSWGCVHFLVLFNLGSEPHTLDPDWAPSLPEGGVFVTSTGLDRCGPVSLKSIKMKPHEAIIIKLFESDNS, encoded by the exons ATGACACTGAAGGTGGAAGGTGATCCAGGCTATGGCAGCGCATCTGCTGGAGGTCGATTCACTGCTCTGGACAGCTCAGAGACCGTACCTCTCCTCATCCCAGACACTGAGCAACAGCACCACATCTGGAAGCCCCTGAGCAGAGAGGAGCTGGAGAAGTGCGCAGGAGGACCAGAATGGAAGAAGTTTCGCTCTCGCCTTGTGCTTTGCTTCTGGATTGGTTGGCTGATAATGCTGGGAGCTGCCATCACAATAATCATTCAGAGCCCGCGGATGGAGTCTCCTTCACTGCACTGGTGGCAGAGGGATGTGTTTTACCGCCTGCATCCCACACTCTTCATGGATGCAGACAGTGATGAGGTCAGCCATGCCagca GGGTGTCCAAGCGGCTGCTGTATCTGAAATCACTGGGGGTCGGGGCAGTGATCCTGGAGGGGTTATTCCATCATGAGATCTCTCCTACCAACCTGACAGAGATTGACCAAAGTCTGGGAACACTTCCGCAATTCACACAGCTTATCACAGAAAGCCGCAAAGAGG GTGTGAGAGTGATGCTGGACCTTTGTGAGCTGGATCTGTTTGAGCAGAAGTCTGGCAATAACACTGATGCAATGAGACTGTCAGGTCCATCAGAGTACATTCAA CACTCATTAAGGTATTGGCTGGAGCATGGTATATCAGGGTTTGGGATCTGTGACACAGACGCAGCCTTCTCTGCAAAG ACCCTAATGGAGTGGAATGTGCTGATACAAGAGTTCAGCTCACAAGATGATGAAAG AATACTGATGGTGAGGCAAACGGGTAACGCTCTTCCAGCACTCAATGTGTCCATCATGGCTGTTAATGGTTCACTGGTGGAGCTGGTTACAAAGTCACTGATCCCTCCATCACACCATCCGTTGTCTCCGTCTGAGGTGGCCGAGGCCATGGAGGCCAGTCTGCAGATGCCACAAGAAAACTGGCCGAGCTGGACC GTGGGTGGAGGAGTACCATGGGAGCTGCAGAGAGCAGTTCTAGTCCTGATCATGACTTTACCTGGGACACCCATCATCAGATACGGAGATGAGGTCAATCCAGTTCAG GATCTGGATCAGCTGAATCAACCTCTTGCCCTCTTCCAGTCTCTGAGTCAGTCGCGTGTTCGTGAAGAGGCTCTACACTTTGGCAGATTCACCTTCCTCTCCTTCAATCACAGCATGCCATCCTCTGGCCTCAATTCTACAGCCACACCTCCTTTAGCTTTCCTGCGCTCATGGGGCTGCGTTCACTTCCTGGTCCTGTTTAATTTGGGGTCTGAACCTCACACTCTGGATCCAGACTGGGCTCCCAGCCTACCTGAAGGTGGGGTGTTTGTTACCAGCACAGGACTTGACCGATGTGGCCCCGTGTCTCTAAAGTCAATAAAAATGAAGCCACACGAGGCCATTATCATAAAACTGTTTGAATCTGACAACTCTTAA
- the LOC128028772 gene encoding protein phosphatase 1A-like: MRTARRASNMEVPSFLRQLVKETEKMVTFFFKGGRREPGADDEYSENEEDVQGRPYLERPVLEKETAEGGSKLGINYAMASMQGWRAEMEDSHACMPEMTDALPDWSYFAVYDGHAGRMVAQYCSKHLLDFILDTGCVMVDEDTDQVKDGIRVGFLNIDRHMHTLSRDDSWDHSGSTAAAVMISPRNIYFINCGDSRTFLCRDGQVVFYTEDHKPINPREKERIQNAGGSVTLQRINGSLAVSRALGDFSFKEVEWRTQTEQLVSPEPEVYELQRSPGDEFLVVACDGVWDAIGNEELCAFVRNRLQVCDDLREICSQVIDLCLYKGSLDNISIIIICFDGAPKVTPEALQQEAELERVIEQKVAEIINLIRSKDKEPDLLYVMKFLASENIPGLPPSGGISSKKDCIIGAYQKYAAAFRSLDPMDTDDSI, from the exons ATGAGAACCGCCAGGCGGGCCAGCAACATGGAGGTGCCCTCCTTCCTGCGGCAGCTGGTGAAGGAAACCGAGAAGATGGTGACCTTCTTCTTCAAGGGTGGCCGACGGGAGCCGGGAGCTGATGATGAGTACTCTGAAAACGAAGAGGACGTGCAGGGCAGACCCTACCTAGAACGGCCCGTTTTGGAGAAAGAGACAGCAGAAGGCGGGTCGAAATTGGGCATTAACTACGCCATGGCCAGTATGCAGGGTTGGCGTGCCGAGATGGAGGATTCCCACGCCTGCATGCCAGAGATGACCGATGCCTTGCCAGACTGGAGCTATTTTGCCGTGTACGACGGACATGCGGGGAGAATGGTGGCTCAGTACTGCTCCAAACACCTGCTGGATTTTATTCTCGACACAG GCTGTGTGATGGTGGACGAGGATACAGACCAGGTCAAAGATGGCATCAGAGTTGGCTTCCTTAACATAGACCGTCACATGCACACCCTGTCCCGCGATGACAGCTGGGACCACAGTGGATCCACAGCAGCTGCTGTCATGATCTCTCCACGAAACATCTACTTCATCAACTGCGGTGATTCACGGACCTTCCTTTGCCGCGATGGCCAGGTGGTCTTCTACACGGAGGACCACAAACCTATAAACCCGCGTGAGAAAGAGCGCATCCAGAACGCCGGCGGCTCCGTCACCCTGCAGCGCATCAACGGCTCGCTGGCCGTGTCCCGCGCCCTTGGTGACTTCAGCTTTAAGGAGGTGGAATGGAGGACTCAGACCGAACAGCTGGTGTCTCCTGAACCAGAGGTGTACGAGCTGCAGCGGAGCCCAGGAGATGAGTTCCTGGTGGTGGCTTGTGATGGAGTCTGGGACGCCATCGGGAATGAGGAGCTGTGTGCATTTGTGCGCAACCGTCTGCAGGTCTGTGATGATCTGAGGGAGATCTGCTCACAGGTCATTGACCTCTGCCTCTATAAG GGAAGTTTGGACAACATCAGCATCATCATTATTTGCTTTGACGGCGCCCCCAAGGTGACCCCAGAGGCACTGCAACAGGAGGCGGAGCTAGAGCGCGTCATTGAGCAAAAAGTGGCAG AGATCATTAACTTGATCAGATCTAAAGACAAGGAACCTGACCTGCTCTATGTGATGAAATTCCTGGCATCTGAAAATATCCCCGGCCTCCCACCAAGTGGAGGAATCTCATCCAA GAAAGATTGCATAATTGGTGCATATCAAAAATATGCAGCAGCTTTCAGATCTCTTGATCCGATG GATACTGATGACTCCATCTAG